The Ignisphaera cupida genome has a segment encoding these proteins:
- a CDS encoding TCP-1/cpn60 chaperonin family protein: protein MAAAQPVYEPTGIPVIILKEGTSRSAGKDALRANMMAALTIAEMLKTTYGPKGMDKMLVDALGDVTITNDGATILDKMDVQHPAAKMLVQIAKGQDEEAGDGTKTAVIFAGELLKRAEELLDKGLHPTTIVSGYKRALDYAIQIAQSIAETVNVEDPNADELLKKTALSALTSKAVHGAREHIADLVVKAIKQVAEKRGDRWYVDLDNIQIIKKKGAG from the coding sequence ATGGCAGCAGCTCAACCTGTATATGAACCAACTGGAATACCTGTCATAATATTGAAAGAGGGGACATCTAGAAGTGCTGGAAAAGATGCTTTACGCGCTAATATGATGGCGGCTTTAACGATAGCTGAAATGCTTAAGACAACATATGGACCAAAAGGCATGGACAAAATGCTTGTAGATGCCTTAGGCGATGTAACTATAACAAATGATGGTGCAACAATATTAGATAAGATGGATGTTCAGCATCCAGCTGCAAAAATGCTTGTTCAAATAGCTAAAGGCCAGGATGAGGAAGCTGGTGATGGCACCAAGACTGCTGTAATCTTTGCTGGAGAGTTGTTAAAGCGAGCTGAAGAGCTATTAGATAAAGGTTTGCATCCAACAACAATAGTATCTGGATACAAAAGAGCATTGGATTATGCAATACAAATTGCTCAATCAATTGCTGAAACTGTTAATGTTGAAGATCCAAATGCTGATGAGCTTTTGAAAAAGACTGCATTATCTGCATTAACTAGCAAAGCTGTTCATGGTGCTAGAGAACATATAGCTGATCTTGTTGTAAAGGCTATTAAGCAAGTAGCTGAAAAGAGAGGAGATAGATGGTATGTAGATTTAGACAATATTCAGATAATTAAGAAGAAGGGTGCTGGTC
- a CDS encoding 30S ribosomal protein S17e — protein sequence MGKVRISVVKRTARKLLQMYRNEFSEDFQHNKEIVKKLVNTPSKKLRNQIAGYITHLIKVEKRREALTQQGLQQ from the coding sequence GTGGGTAAAGTTAGAATTAGTGTAGTAAAGAGAACAGCTCGCAAGTTACTTCAAATGTATCGTAATGAGTTTAGTGAAGACTTTCAACATAATAAAGAAATTGTTAAAAAACTAGTAAATACACCTTCCAAAAAGCTTAGAAACCAAATTGCAGGCTACATAACACACTTAATAAAAGTTGAAAAACGTAGAGAGGCATTGACGCAACAAGGATTGCAACAATAA
- a CDS encoding MoaD/ThiS family protein, whose protein sequence is MKNVANVSSIEIKLSEKTNLKEFFQIILDRYPQLKNLLSETSLHEGEFLILINGIDIRVFNDPYNEIIVEDSDEIVFVPVTHGG, encoded by the coding sequence TTGAAAAATGTTGCTAATGTTTCATCAATAGAAATCAAGCTTAGCGAAAAAACTAATTTGAAAGAGTTTTTCCAAATAATCCTGGATAGATATCCTCAGCTAAAAAATTTATTAAGTGAAACCTCTCTTCATGAAGGAGAGTTTCTCATTCTAATCAATGGAATTGATATAAGAGTTTTTAACGATCCCTACAACGAGATTATTGTTGAGGATTCTGATGAAATTGTTTTTGTACCTGTAACACATGGAGGATAG
- a CDS encoding ribosome biogenesis/translation initiation ATPase RLI gives MGRIATIDYELCQPNKCGIPCIRFCPINKTRPYKAIELSSEKQGKPVIYEDKCIACGICVKKCPFKAIHIINIPTEMEEKIVHRYGVNAFSLYGLPIPVENEVVGILGPNGAGKTTAMRILSGFLIPNFGILDKEPSKEYVLEKFRGTQLYDYFNKLYSGKIKVVYKIQYIEAIQAYVKQGIVYDLLKKFDERGILKEVIDYLNLGNMLSKNVKTLSGGELQKLAIAIALERDANTYIFDEPTAFLDVRERINLMKALTELRPRNCYIFIVDHDIMFLDYVADLIVITYGVPSVFGYFSKTYSAKAGIDYYLKGFLPVENMRIREEQITFKLHDTRDDVIAIGEGDVIFWSQLFKKLGDFELLVEEGKVKKGEVIGIIGPNATGKTTFIRILAGEIEPDKGYVTSPSLKISYKPQYLSRDSVNCTIVKECLKDVNKAALEESNWLYIEVIKRLGVDRILEKEIEKLSGGELQKFFVAKTLIKEADVYLLDEPSSHIDVEDQLSVARAIKRIARMRKTPVFVIDHNILLIDYAVDRLMVFRGEPGVKGFGMSPTVVSRAFNNFLKEVDITVRRDPETGRPRINKPGSYLDREQKTSGQYFYTI, from the coding sequence ATGGGTAGAATTGCTACAATAGATTATGAATTATGTCAACCTAACAAATGTGGCATTCCCTGTATACGTTTTTGTCCCATTAACAAAACAAGACCTTATAAAGCAATAGAGCTTAGTTCAGAAAAACAAGGAAAGCCTGTAATATATGAGGATAAGTGTATTGCTTGTGGAATATGTGTTAAGAAGTGTCCATTTAAAGCTATACACATAATCAATATACCAACTGAAATGGAGGAAAAAATTGTTCATAGATATGGGGTAAACGCTTTTAGTTTATATGGATTGCCAATACCCGTGGAAAATGAAGTTGTAGGTATATTAGGACCTAATGGAGCTGGAAAAACAACGGCTATGAGAATTCTTTCAGGGTTCTTAATACCAAATTTTGGAATTTTAGATAAAGAGCCTTCGAAAGAATATGTGCTTGAAAAGTTTAGAGGTACGCAACTCTATGATTACTTTAACAAGTTGTACAGTGGAAAAATTAAGGTTGTGTATAAGATTCAGTATATAGAAGCAATTCAAGCATATGTAAAGCAGGGAATTGTTTACGATTTGCTGAAGAAGTTTGATGAGAGAGGAATATTGAAGGAGGTTATAGATTATCTTAATCTTGGAAACATGTTGTCAAAAAATGTGAAAACACTTAGTGGAGGTGAGTTGCAGAAACTTGCTATTGCAATAGCTTTAGAGCGTGATGCAAATACTTATATTTTCGATGAGCCAACAGCTTTTCTAGATGTGAGAGAACGAATTAATTTAATGAAAGCCTTAACTGAGCTAAGGCCAAGAAATTGCTACATTTTTATAGTAGATCACGATATCATGTTTCTAGACTATGTAGCTGATCTTATAGTAATAACATATGGTGTTCCATCAGTTTTTGGATATTTCTCAAAAACATATTCAGCAAAAGCTGGTATAGACTATTATTTAAAGGGTTTTCTGCCTGTAGAGAACATGAGAATTAGAGAAGAGCAAATAACATTCAAACTACATGATACTAGAGACGATGTTATAGCAATTGGTGAAGGTGATGTAATTTTTTGGAGCCAGCTATTCAAGAAATTGGGAGATTTTGAGCTCTTAGTTGAAGAAGGTAAGGTTAAGAAAGGAGAGGTTATCGGGATTATAGGCCCTAATGCAACAGGTAAAACAACTTTTATTAGAATTTTAGCAGGTGAAATAGAACCAGATAAGGGATATGTTACATCACCTAGTTTAAAGATAAGCTATAAACCACAATATCTAAGTAGAGATAGTGTTAATTGTACAATTGTTAAAGAATGTTTAAAAGATGTGAATAAGGCTGCTCTTGAGGAGAGTAACTGGCTTTACATTGAGGTAATTAAAAGACTTGGTGTAGACAGAATACTTGAAAAAGAAATTGAGAAGTTGAGTGGTGGAGAGTTACAAAAATTTTTCGTGGCTAAAACACTAATTAAAGAAGCAGATGTTTACTTGTTAGATGAGCCATCTTCGCACATAGATGTTGAAGATCAGCTATCTGTTGCAAGAGCTATAAAAAGAATTGCTAGAATGAGGAAAACCCCTGTGTTTGTTATTGATCATAACATTCTTCTAATAGATTATGCTGTTGATAGATTAATGGTGTTTAGAGGAGAGCCTGGTGTTAAGGGTTTTGGCATGTCACCAACAGTTGTTTCAAGAGCTTTTAACAACTTCTTAAAAGAAGTTGACATAACTGTTAGAAGAGATCCAGAAACAGGAAGACCTAGAATAAATAAACCTGGTAGCTATCTGGATAGAGAACAGAAAACAAGTGGTCAATACTTTTACACAATTTAG
- the fbp gene encoding fructose-1,6-bisphosphate aldolase/phosphatase, protein MGEKQTTTISVIKADIGSLAGHHVVHPDTMAAAAKVLAEAKSKGILIDYYVTNAGDDLELIMTHRKGVDAPEVHETAWNAFKEAAKVAKELGLYAAGQDLLTDAFSGNVRGLGPSAAEMEFVERPAEPVVIFMADKTEPGAFNLPLFRIFADPFTTAGLVIDPKLHDGFKFEVYDVIAGKYVVMNCPEEMYDLLALIGTPGRFVVRRVYRKSDNEIAAVVAVERLNLIAGQYVGKDDPVAIVRAQSGFPAVGEVLEPFAFPHLVAGWMRGSHFGPLMPVSQRNARCTRFDGPPRVVALGFQIKNGRLIGPADLFDDPAFDEARRTAQVIADYMRRHGPFMPHRLGPEEMEYTTLPAVLQKLQNRFVESKLYQVKGPKVKTELLHD, encoded by the coding sequence TTGGGTGAAAAGCAAACAACAACAATTTCAGTAATAAAAGCAGATATAGGTTCTCTAGCAGGACACCACGTGGTACATCCAGATACAATGGCTGCTGCTGCAAAGGTTCTTGCTGAGGCGAAAAGCAAGGGCATACTAATAGATTATTACGTCACTAACGCAGGCGACGACCTAGAGCTAATAATGACTCATAGAAAAGGTGTTGATGCTCCCGAGGTTCATGAAACAGCTTGGAACGCTTTTAAAGAGGCTGCAAAAGTAGCTAAAGAACTAGGACTTTATGCAGCTGGCCAAGATCTGTTAACAGATGCTTTCTCTGGTAATGTAAGAGGGCTAGGCCCATCTGCAGCTGAAATGGAGTTTGTTGAAAGGCCAGCAGAACCTGTAGTTATATTCATGGCTGATAAAACCGAGCCTGGAGCATTCAACTTACCACTTTTCAGAATATTTGCTGATCCATTTACAACAGCTGGTCTAGTCATAGATCCAAAGCTTCATGATGGATTCAAGTTCGAGGTATATGATGTTATAGCTGGAAAATATGTTGTGATGAATTGTCCAGAGGAAATGTATGACTTGCTTGCACTTATAGGCACACCTGGAAGGTTTGTGGTTAGAAGAGTTTATAGAAAATCAGATAACGAAATTGCTGCAGTTGTAGCTGTTGAAAGACTTAATCTAATTGCTGGACAGTATGTTGGTAAAGACGATCCAGTAGCGATTGTGAGAGCACAATCAGGTTTTCCAGCAGTAGGTGAAGTTCTAGAACCATTTGCATTCCCACATCTAGTTGCAGGTTGGATGAGGGGAAGCCACTTTGGACCACTAATGCCAGTATCGCAAAGAAATGCAAGGTGCACAAGATTTGATGGACCACCAAGAGTTGTTGCACTTGGGTTCCAAATTAAGAATGGTCGCTTAATAGGCCCAGCAGATCTCTTTGATGATCCAGCATTTGATGAAGCCAGAAGAACAGCGCAAGTAATAGCAGATTATATGAGAAGACATGGACCATTCATGCCACATAGGCTAGGACCTGAAGAAATGGAGTATACAACACTACCAGCAGTATTGCAAAAGCTGCAAAACAGATTTGTAGAGTCTAAGCTTTATCAAGTTAAAGGTCCAAAGGTAAAAACAGAGCTATTGCACGACTAA
- the tpiA gene encoding triose-phosphate isomerase, with amino-acid sequence MLKTPVLAINFKVYNTSFGQKAVDIAKAGEKAAKEYGIEVIVIPPATELRRIASEVSIPVFAQHADPYDFGAYTGWLPIAALKEMNIKGVLVNHSEHRLRLDEIVAIVEAAKKHGLETLVCADTPIAAAAVAAIKPTALAVEPPELIGTGIAVSKAKPEIITNTVQKVREVNKDVIILTGAGISTAEDVEAAIRLGTAGVLVASAIMKAQNPEKVINDMAMAAAKAYRK; translated from the coding sequence ATTTTGAAAACCCCTGTGCTTGCAATTAATTTCAAAGTTTATAATACATCATTTGGTCAAAAAGCTGTGGATATTGCTAAAGCAGGTGAAAAAGCCGCTAAAGAATATGGTATAGAGGTTATTGTTATTCCACCAGCTACAGAGCTAAGAAGAATTGCTTCAGAAGTTTCAATACCTGTATTCGCTCAGCATGCAGATCCCTATGACTTTGGTGCTTATACTGGTTGGTTGCCTATAGCAGCTTTAAAGGAAATGAATATTAAAGGGGTTCTTGTTAATCACAGTGAACACAGACTTAGATTAGATGAGATAGTAGCAATTGTTGAGGCAGCTAAAAAGCATGGGCTTGAAACATTGGTATGCGCAGACACACCAATTGCTGCAGCTGCTGTTGCAGCAATAAAGCCTACTGCATTAGCTGTTGAACCTCCAGAATTGATAGGAACAGGCATAGCTGTTTCAAAGGCAAAACCAGAAATTATAACAAATACTGTGCAGAAAGTGCGTGAAGTGAATAAGGATGTTATAATTCTTACAGGTGCTGGTATATCAACAGCTGAAGATGTTGAAGCAGCAATTAGACTTGGAACAGCTGGTGTTTTGGTAGCATCTGCAATAATGAAGGCTCAGAATCCTGAAAAAGTAATAAATGATATGGCAATGGCCGCTGCAAAAGCATATAGGAAATAA
- a CDS encoding S1C family serine protease, with protein MGVATSFITKISSDVAKLIDEVKESVVTIVTEIPHLFTLFGYRPFTGFGSGFAIEPGYIITNAHVVRNAATVNVLYYDGSSEEATVLAVDPHRDLALLKVSRAIKPIKLGDSDNVKVGEFVLAIGSPLGLPGPSVTLGVVSAVGRTIVGEDIILEDLIQTDAAINPGNSGGPLVNAEGAAIGVTTAIIPYAQGIGFAIPINTVKRFVEMLRRFGRPVRVWIGVYVAPINPSTAFALSLPISEGVVVVRVVPGSPAHRARLREGDVIVRANDKKVKSVKDLRTAIEDSIDRGYVELEIYRGRSLIKIEVPIVVEEL; from the coding sequence TTGGGGGTTGCCACGTCATTCATAACTAAAATTAGTTCTGATGTTGCAAAGCTAATAGATGAAGTTAAAGAATCTGTTGTCACAATAGTAACGGAGATACCACATCTATTCACATTATTTGGCTATAGACCTTTCACAGGTTTTGGCTCGGGATTTGCTATAGAACCTGGATACATTATTACAAATGCTCATGTTGTTAGAAATGCTGCTACTGTTAATGTGCTATATTACGATGGTTCATCAGAAGAAGCAACAGTACTAGCAGTGGATCCACATAGAGATTTGGCATTGTTAAAGGTAAGCAGAGCTATAAAACCAATTAAATTAGGAGACTCAGACAATGTTAAAGTTGGTGAATTTGTTTTAGCCATAGGCTCACCACTTGGGCTTCCGGGACCCTCAGTAACTCTGGGGGTTGTTAGTGCAGTTGGTAGAACAATAGTTGGTGAGGATATAATATTAGAGGACTTGATTCAAACAGATGCTGCTATAAACCCTGGTAATAGTGGGGGCCCCCTGGTTAATGCTGAGGGTGCTGCAATAGGGGTTACAACAGCAATAATTCCATATGCGCAGGGAATAGGCTTTGCAATTCCCATAAACACTGTGAAAAGATTTGTGGAAATGCTTAGAAGATTTGGAAGACCTGTTAGAGTATGGATAGGAGTTTATGTTGCACCAATAAACCCGTCAACAGCATTTGCATTGTCATTGCCCATTTCAGAAGGAGTGGTTGTGGTAAGAGTTGTTCCAGGATCACCAGCACATAGAGCTAGGCTAAGAGAAGGTGATGTTATAGTTAGAGCCAATGATAAAAAAGTAAAGAGCGTAAAAGATCTTAGAACAGCAATAGAAGACAGCATTGACAGAGGTTATGTTGAGTTAGAGATTTATAGAGGAAGATCATTGATAAAAATTGAAGTTCCTATTGTAGTAGAAGAACTCTAA
- a CDS encoding S1 family peptidase, producing MNNILKVVEDYVKKLIDVVANSVVIVSSNKDVCSDSNVDDFGEAMATGFYVDRNIVVSVYHVLKKNVGNGEDVCILTFDGDFSRASILADDSENDIVFLATNRSGKPLALKNNLIDIGSIVFSVGFAYGLLRYFITYGIVSGLDVKTVVENMEIEGLMLLNMPIALGMSGAPVVDINGNVVGMINSRSILFNELSLAIPSTKIVRDLIMLKRIGKIVNAKLGLKLLQSPKTLKKAGLENGLIVIDIQNREISNVCKIDVGDVLIEINGVKINSLEDLRNIITNSIINNLVIHLLFKSVKNNAIKHCSIEPTSFIKQNNIL from the coding sequence ATGAATAACATTTTGAAGGTTGTGGAGGATTACGTGAAGAAGCTTATTGATGTAGTTGCTAATTCTGTTGTTATTGTTTCATCTAATAAAGATGTTTGTAGTGATTCAAATGTTGATGATTTTGGTGAAGCAATGGCTACAGGATTTTATGTTGATAGAAATATTGTTGTTTCTGTTTATCATGTTCTCAAGAAGAATGTTGGTAATGGTGAAGATGTTTGTATCTTGACGTTTGATGGTGATTTTTCAAGGGCTTCTATACTCGCTGATGACTCTGAAAATGACATAGTTTTTTTGGCTACAAACAGAAGTGGTAAGCCATTAGCTTTAAAAAACAATCTAATTGATATAGGCTCTATAGTGTTTTCAGTAGGTTTTGCATATGGTTTACTGAGATACTTCATAACATATGGTATTGTGAGTGGGTTGGATGTTAAGACAGTTGTAGAGAATATGGAAATTGAGGGTTTGATGTTATTGAATATGCCTATAGCGCTAGGAATGAGTGGTGCACCAGTGGTTGATATTAATGGAAATGTTGTTGGAATGATCAATTCAAGATCAATTCTCTTCAACGAACTTTCTTTAGCTATTCCATCAACTAAGATAGTAAGGGATTTAATTATGCTTAAAAGAATTGGTAAAATAGTTAATGCTAAACTTGGATTAAAGTTGCTGCAGTCCCCAAAGACATTAAAAAAAGCAGGATTAGAAAATGGGCTAATTGTTATTGATATTCAAAATAGAGAAATTAGTAATGTTTGTAAGATAGATGTTGGCGATGTCTTAATAGAAATTAATGGAGTTAAAATCAATTCTTTGGAAGATCTTCGTAACATAATAACTAATTCTATAATTAATAACCTTGTTATTCATTTGCTATTCAAATCTGTGAAAAACAATGCTATAAAACATTGCAGTATTGAACCAACGTCTTTCATAAAACAAAACAATATTTTGTAG
- a CDS encoding flavodoxin family protein, which produces MKSDTTILVVSASPRRYGNARLVAEGVRRIAIEIENVEAIKIDVYDYDIKPCKGCVSDDVKLCKLPCVIEDDMRKLYNLVEESDGIIFITPVYWYNVPGPLKNFIDRLTVFENAIFIEGRSRLEGKVAGFIAIGNDTGALAVIQNLMAILNSMGVAIPPWALAYHESEDDPTENKSFILDVANVVRGVVLLIKALKGSEKVTYWYRTDEEYQKKVLNIFKNVSEEFKKLKQHTNT; this is translated from the coding sequence ATGAAATCAGATACAACAATTTTAGTTGTAAGTGCCTCTCCAAGAAGGTATGGAAATGCAAGACTTGTTGCTGAAGGTGTTAGGAGAATTGCTATAGAGATTGAAAATGTAGAAGCTATTAAGATAGATGTTTATGACTATGATATAAAACCTTGTAAGGGATGTGTTTCAGATGATGTTAAATTATGTAAACTTCCATGTGTTATTGAGGATGATATGAGGAAGCTGTATAACCTTGTTGAGGAATCTGATGGAATAATTTTCATTACACCTGTTTACTGGTATAATGTTCCAGGGCCATTGAAAAACTTCATTGATAGGTTAACAGTATTTGAGAATGCTATTTTCATTGAAGGTAGAAGTAGGTTAGAGGGAAAAGTAGCAGGCTTCATAGCCATAGGAAACGATACAGGAGCCTTAGCTGTAATACAGAATTTAATGGCTATACTAAATAGCATGGGTGTAGCAATACCCCCATGGGCACTTGCATATCACGAATCAGAAGATGATCCCACAGAAAACAAAAGTTTCATTCTCGATGTAGCCAATGTAGTTCGAGGAGTAGTATTACTGATCAAGGCATTAAAAGGATCAGAAAAAGTTACATATTGGTATAGAACTGATGAAGAATATCAGAAAAAAGTACTGAACATATTCAAGAACGTGTCAGAAGAATTCAAAAAGCTAAAACAACACACAAACACTTAA
- a CDS encoding helix-turn-helix domain-containing protein codes for MDSKLQTVFISVKSSTNSFFAEVSKRIDNRIILYVYKYPKDSLYYVIAYISEPLSTNLILEIARNYRNNILKMHKYTYFQETYLTIIKQRCEFYELLEDYNVATFVPYTIYKGQRIYCVCGIAKDIDRYVENMIAKYGRKNISIRNVDPHVCVEYQLKNIIDSYIFTMLTEKEKRLLMMAFKQGYISSRRKINLESLAESLDIAKPTASLMLRKAIEKILKRLIESRL; via the coding sequence ATGGACTCAAAGTTACAAACAGTGTTCATATCAGTAAAGTCTTCTACCAATAGCTTCTTTGCTGAAGTAAGTAAAAGAATAGATAATAGAATAATTCTTTATGTCTATAAGTATCCCAAGGATTCTCTGTATTATGTTATAGCGTATATATCTGAGCCATTAAGTACTAATCTAATACTAGAGATTGCAAGGAATTATCGAAATAATATTCTTAAGATGCACAAATATACATATTTTCAAGAAACATATTTAACAATAATTAAGCAGCGATGTGAATTTTATGAACTTCTGGAAGACTACAATGTTGCTACTTTTGTGCCATATACTATTTATAAAGGTCAAAGAATATACTGTGTATGTGGAATTGCAAAAGATATTGATAGATACGTTGAAAATATGATAGCTAAGTATGGAAGGAAAAACATCAGCATTAGAAATGTTGATCCACATGTTTGTGTTGAATATCAGTTAAAAAATATTATAGATTCTTATATTTTTACAATGTTGACAGAGAAAGAAAAGCGGCTTCTTATGATGGCCTTTAAACAGGGCTACATATCTTCCAGGAGAAAGATTAACTTAGAAAGCCTAGCTGAATCACTTGACATAGCTAAGCCCACAGCGAGTTTAATGCTTCGTAAAGCTATTGAAAAAATACTTAAAAGGTTGATTGAATCAAGGCTTTAA
- a CDS encoding ABC transporter permease: protein MGLSIRSKREIKINMSLVKRLGIEGTALYQFLSRIMLSEAFRPLAVVIMLYFAGSILAPHYFLSASNQKLILQFVAPLGLIATGEMIVILMGSIDLSAGSATAASAVLSALTYLTYGNFPLAILVGILIGLLIGMINGFMVAKLKILSFVGTLASMIIWRAVVVWLIAGKLLYGLIPYATLAMPIGVVPIGTIIVVLIVVSIFLLLKFTTFGRYLYAIGGNEEAVRIAGVNADIVKFIGFAIAGLLYGIGGIIHIGHGALAIDPWTAYGYELNAIASCVLGGIALSGGIGNPFGAFLGALTLTLLIDILLLIGFTQYSIQQIITGIILIAAASTLTRGARFAK from the coding sequence ATGGGTCTCAGTATTAGGAGTAAAAGAGAAATAAAAATAAATATGAGTTTAGTGAAGAGGTTAGGCATAGAGGGTACAGCATTATATCAATTCTTATCAAGGATTATGTTATCTGAAGCCTTTAGACCTTTAGCTGTTGTAATAATGCTTTATTTTGCAGGGTCCATTTTAGCGCCTCACTATTTCTTATCAGCATCTAATCAAAAACTAATATTACAGTTTGTAGCTCCTTTAGGATTGATAGCCACGGGAGAGATGATAGTTATTTTAATGGGTAGTATTGATCTTTCTGCAGGATCAGCAACTGCAGCATCTGCAGTTCTTTCTGCCTTGACATATCTGACATATGGTAATTTTCCATTAGCTATATTGGTAGGTATTCTTATAGGCCTGCTTATAGGAATGATTAATGGATTTATGGTAGCAAAATTAAAAATATTATCTTTTGTAGGAACTTTAGCAAGTATGATAATTTGGCGAGCTGTTGTGGTATGGCTTATTGCAGGAAAATTGCTATATGGGTTAATACCCTATGCAACTCTAGCTATGCCAATAGGTGTTGTACCAATAGGTACCATAATAGTTGTTCTCATTGTTGTATCAATATTCCTATTACTTAAATTCACTACTTTTGGCAGATACTTGTATGCTATTGGTGGAAATGAAGAGGCTGTTAGAATAGCAGGTGTTAACGCGGATATAGTAAAATTCATTGGATTTGCTATTGCAGGGCTTTTATATGGTATAGGAGGAATTATACACATAGGTCATGGAGCTTTAGCTATTGATCCTTGGACTGCTTATGGATATGAATTAAACGCAATAGCTTCATGTGTATTAGGCGGCATAGCTTTATCTGGTGGTATAGGAAATCCCTTTGGTGCATTTCTAGGAGCTCTTACATTAACACTACTAATAGATATTCTTCTATTAATAGGGTTTACACAATATTCTATTCAACAAATAATAACAGGTATTATACTAATAGCCGCTGCCTCGACATTAACCAGAGGTGCTAGATTCGCTAAATAA